The Mesomycoplasma hyopneumoniae J genome contains the following window.
TAAAGAAACAGAAAAAATTCTTGAACTAACTGACCCTGAATTTGTCAGTCTGATTTTTGATACTGGTCATTTTGCTCATGCTGGCGAAGATATTGTTTTTTGTCTTAAAAGATTAATCTCCCGAATAAGACATATTCATCTAAAAGATATAAGAAAAGAAAAAATTAATGAACTAAAAACGAAAAATTTAAGTTTTCTTGAAGGAGTAAAACAAGGAATTTTCACTGTTCCAGGCGATGGTGATATTAAAAATTATCCTTTATTTTTCGAGCTTTTAGCCAAAAATAACTATCAAGGCTGGCTAATTGTTGAAGCCGAACAAGACCCGCGAAAAGCAAATCCACTTGAATATGCCAAAAAAGCAATGGATTATCTAAGATCACTAATTTCATGATAGGGAGGTAAATATTGAATTCTATCCAAAAACATCCATTATTTTTTAAACTTGAGAAAATCAATTTAAGTTTTGGCCCTGTTAAAGTTCTAAAAAATATGAATTTAGAACTTTATAAAGGCGCAGCAGTCGCCCTAATTGGCGAAAATGGGGCGGGAAAATCAAGTCTGATGAAAGTTTTAAGTGGGGTTTATCAACCTGATTCAGGGAAAATGAACTTTTGTAGTGATAATATTTGCAATCAAAAAGTTGAATTTTCCGGGGTAATTAATTCCCAAAAACAAGGAATTGCCATTATTCACCAAGAGCAAAATTTAGTTGAAAGCCTAAGTGTTTCCCAGAACATTTTCCTGGGACGGGAATTTCGGAATTCCTTTGGACTTTTAGATTATAAAAAACAAGATGAAGAAGCAAAAAAACTTTTAGATACTTTAGGGGCTGAATTTAGTCCAAAAGCACTTGTTTCTTCGCTTTCGATCTCACAAAAGCAATTTATCGAAATCGCCAAAGCTTTATCCCAAAAACCGGAAATTATCATTTTTGATGAACCGACTTCGGTTCTAACCGAAAAAGATACCCAAAAACTTTATCTGCTTGTTGAAAAACTTAAAAAACAAGGAATTGCAATCGTCTGAATTACCCATAGAATGGAAGAAATTAAGAAAACTTGTGAATTTATCACTGTGATTCGAAACGGAATGTATATTGAAAGTAAGCCAATAAATGAATTTAAAAACGAAGATGAGATTATTTCTTTAATGGTCGGTTTTGATATCGAGCAGCGCTATCCCGAAAAAACGCCGGTTAGAAGTAAAAAACCATCGTTTTTAGTTAGAAATTTATCAAATGATAAAGTTTCTAATATCAGTTTTGAAATCAAACCAGGTGAAATTTTAGTTTTTTATGGCCTTGTAAGTTCAGGTCGAACTGAATTAGCTAGAACTTTAATTGGCGATATGCCTTATTTAAATGGTCATATTGAACTAAATGGTCAAGAATTTCGCCCAAAAAATATTAAGGACAGTCTTGATCATGGAATTTATTATCTTTCTGAAAATAGGAAACAAATTGGTCTAAATGTTAATTTACCAATTAATTTTAATATCACAATTTCTTCTCTTGGCTCAAATCAGATTTTTTCTTTCCTTCCTTTTGTCTCAAAAGCAAAAATAACTAAAACTACAAATCATTATATTAAACAATTAAAGATCAAAACAACTTCACAAGATACGCCATTAACTTCTTTATCAGGTGGAAATCAACAAAAAGTTTCACTTGCAAAAGGGCTTGCAACCCAACCGCAAGTTTTCATCCTCGATGAACCAACTCGCGGAGTCGATGTTGGCGCAAGAAAGGAAATTTATAATTTAATTCACCAATTAAAACAAGAAAATAAAACAATTATGATAATTTCTTCGGATATGCAAGAGGTTATCGGAATCGCTGATCGGGTAATTACAATGTATGAAGGCAGAATTACAAGTGAATTAGTTGGCCCGCAAATTACCGATCAAAATATAATGAAATATTCACTTAATTTATAGAAAGGAAATTAGATGGTAAAAGTCTGTAGCAAATTGAAAAAAGAACATCATTTTGAGTTTGTCGATTCACTTGATTTTTTCTCCCGGGAAGCAAAAATTGCCGAGATAAGAAGCTATTATAAAAAAAGAATCGAATTTAACCAAGAAAAATTAGATACAGCAATTTATGCTTGACATGATGATTTTTTTAACCTTAAAGTCTCAACTGATGATCGAAAGGATTTTATTGAAAAAAAAGCCCAAAAACAAATTAGACTTGCTCAAAAAGCCTTAGAAAATCTTGAGAATCAATATCTAAATTTAGCTCTCGATCAAGCAAGTTTTGAATCCCAAAAAATTCATCTACAAAAGCAGATTGATCAACAAATTAAAGAAATTAAAACTAAGGCCGAAGCTAAAAAACGTAAAGCGGATGAATTTTTAGAAAAACAGCGAGTTAAATACGAAAAAGAGATCGCTAAAAAAGAAGCTCTCCATAAAAATTTTATGGATTATATTCATCAAGATTCCAAGAATCAAATCAATAAAATAAGCAAACAATTTCAGCAAATTGGTGAAACCGATCCAAGTTTTTTTAGCTCAAGACAAGAAAAACTTGCCCAAGATCTAAGAGTTCTTAATCGTCATACAAAAGCAAAATTAGAAACTTTAGAAACTGATTTTTCTCTACGAAAAATTGGAAAAAATACTTTTTTAGATCAGAAGAAAAATATTGAATTATCCTAT
Protein-coding sequences here:
- a CDS encoding sugar ABC transporter ATP-binding protein; translated protein: MNSIQKHPLFFKLEKINLSFGPVKVLKNMNLELYKGAAVALIGENGAGKSSLMKVLSGVYQPDSGKMNFCSDNICNQKVEFSGVINSQKQGIAIIHQEQNLVESLSVSQNIFLGREFRNSFGLLDYKKQDEEAKKLLDTLGAEFSPKALVSSLSISQKQFIEIAKALSQKPEIIIFDEPTSVLTEKDTQKLYLLVEKLKKQGIAIVWITHRMEEIKKTCEFITVIRNGMYIESKPINEFKNEDEIISLMVGFDIEQRYPEKTPVRSKKPSFLVRNLSNDKVSNISFEIKPGEILVFYGLVSSGRTELARTLIGDMPYLNGHIELNGQEFRPKNIKDSLDHGIYYLSENRKQIGLNVNLPINFNITISSLGSNQIFSFLPFVSKAKITKTTNHYIKQLKIKTTSQDTPLTSLSGGNQQKVSLAKGLATQPQVFILDEPTRGVDVGARKEIYNLIHQLKQENKTIMIISSDMQEVIGIADRVITMYEGRITSELVGPQITDQNIMKYSLNL